A region of the Melioribacteraceae bacterium 4301-Me genome:
GTATTAATAAATAAATCCCCCTCTCAAGCATCCAAACTAAATCTCTGCTTTGTCTTACTTCTTCTAACGTAACATTTCTATGCTTCTTAAGATTTTCAAGATCAGCAATAAAAGTTGAAATGCGTTTTTCTATTATTTCTTTATCAGGCATATTATATTTTAGATAAATAGTATCGTCTGATTTTTCTTAAGTTTTCGGTATCGATAAAAAGTTTTCTCACATTATTTTCATAATATATTCGTTTCTTTTCATCTTTGCTAAAAAGTAATTTCCCTTGAGTTATTATTCTTTTTTGAATAAGAACATTTGCATTATTTGTTACAACTAAATCTATATTTTTTTTGACTAATAAATTTAGTTCGCCAATAATATGGCTTTCGTATCCGTAAGGGAAACTCTTGTAATTATCTTTATCAAAATTTTCCTTTAAGTAGATTGCAATATCAATATCATGATAATTTTCTTGCCTCACAAACGATCCAAATAAGTAGGCAAACAAAATTTCATCTCTTTTGAAAAGGTATTGTGAAATTTTATCCTCAATATTTTTTTTCTCTGATGTCATAATAGATAATTCCTCTTTATTAATATAAATAAATATTGTATTTACTTCATACAATCCAGAGACTGTCCGAAAAGTAATTTTTCAATTATAATATCTGTGAAAATCTGTTAAAATCCGTGTTATCCGTGTTCTGTTTTTCAAGGAAATATTATTTTTAGACAAGCCTCATGGGGATGAGTTAACTCAAGAAATTTTTTATAAAAAATCGTCGCTGATGCTCGAATAAAATTTTCAGTTGTTATACTGGGTTCAGCTTTAGTTGAAAAAAGTATTTAGGAACGTATAATAATTCTTTCCCGTCAAAAAGGCGGGATAATAGAACACGGACAACACAGATTACACGGAACTTGCCTGCAAAGGTGGGTTTTCACGGA
Encoded here:
- a CDS encoding nucleotidyltransferase domain-containing protein — protein: MTSEKKNIEDKISQYLFKRDEILFAYLFGSFVRQENYHDIDIAIYLKENFDKDNYKSFPYGYESHIIGELNLLVKKNIDLVVTNNANVLIQKRIITQGKLLFSKDEKKRIYYENNVRKLFIDTENLRKIRRYYLSKI